A genomic window from Chaetodon auriga isolate fChaAug3 chromosome 13, fChaAug3.hap1, whole genome shotgun sequence includes:
- the gsk3ba gene encoding glycogen synthase kinase-3 beta isoform X1 translates to MSGRPRTTSFAESCKPVPQPSAFGSMKVSRDKDGSKVTTVVATPGQGPDRPQEVSYTDTKVIGNGSFGVVYQAKLCDSGELVAIKKVLQDKRFKNRELQIMRKLDHCNIVRLRYFFYSSGDKKDEVYLNLVLDYVPETVYRVARHYSRAKQTLPMVYVKLYMYQLFRSLAYIHSFGICHRDIKPQNLLLDPETAVLKLCDFGSAKQLVRGEPNVSYICSRYYRAPELIFGATDYTSSIDVWSAGCVLAELLLGQPIFPGDSGVDQLVEIIKVLGTPTREQIREMNPNYTEFKFPQIKAHPWTKVSQQVFRPRTPPEAIALCSRLLEYTPTARLTPLEACAHSFFDELRDPNVKLPNGREKPSLFNFTTQELSSNPSLASILIPAHARSQAAASTPTNASATTDGSSTERGPSTTTASASASNSTS, encoded by the exons ATGTCGGGTCGGCCCAGGACCACATCCTTCGCGGAGAGCTGCAAGCCAGTGCCGCAGCCCTCGGCTTTCGGCAGCATGAAAGTCAGCA GGGACAAAGATGGCAGCAAGGTGACAACAGTCGTGGCCACCCCAGGCCAAGGCCCCGACCGGCCACAGGAGGTGAGCTACACGGACACCAAGGTCATCGGCAACGGCTCGTTCGGCGTCGTCTACCAGGCCAAGCTCTGCGACTCTGGAGAGCTGGTGGCCATCAAGAAGGTCCTGCAAGACAAGAGATTTAAG AACCGTGAGCTGCAGATCATGAGGAAGCTGGACCACTGCAACATCGTCCGCCTGCGCTACTTCTTCTACTCCAGTGGAGACAAG AAAGATGAAGTTTATCTGAATTTGGTTCTGGATTATGTTCCTGAGACTGTCTACAGAGTGGCCAGACACTACAGCCGAGCCAAACAGACCCTGCCCATGGTTTATGTCAAG TTGTACATGTACCAGCTGTTCAGGAGCCTGGCCTACATCCACTCATTTGGGATCTGTCATCGGGACATCAAGCCCCAGAATCTGCTGCTGGATCCAGAGACTGCCGTGCTCAAGCTCTGCGACTTTGGCAG TGCTAAGCAGCTGGTCCGTGGAGAGCCCAATGTGTCCTACATCTGCTCCCGCTACTATCGAGCCCCTGAGCTCATCTTTGGTGCGACTGACTACACTTCCAGCATAG ACGTGTGGTCAGCCGGCTGCGTGCTGGCAGAGTTGCTGCTAGGACAACCAATCTTCCCCGGTGACAGTGGAGTGGATCAGTTGGTTGAAATTATCAAG GTTCTCGGCACCCCCACCCGAGAGCAGATCCGTGAGATGAACCCCAACTACACCGAGTTCAAATTTCCCCAGATTAAGGCACACCCTTGGACTAAGGTGAGTCAACAG GTGTTCCGGCCGCGCACGCCTCCGGAGGCCATCGCCCTGTGCTCTCGCCTGCTGGAGTACACGCCCACGGCCCGCCTCACCCCTCTAGAGGCCTGCGCGCACTCCTTCTTTGACGAGCTGCGCGACCCCAACGTCAAACTGCCCAACGGGAGAGAGAAGCCCTCGCTCTTCAATTTCACCACCCAGG agTTATCCAGTAATCCCTCTTTGGCCTCCATACTCATCCCTGCACACGCCCGCAGCCAGGCCGCTGCCTCTACCCCAACCAACGCCTCTGCTACCACAG atggcagcagcacagagcgaGGTCCCAGCACCACCACCGCCTCTGCCTCGGCCTCcaactccacctcctga
- the gsk3ba gene encoding glycogen synthase kinase-3 beta isoform X2, producing MSGRPRTTSFAESCKPVPQPSAFGSMKVSRDKDGSKVTTVVATPGQGPDRPQEVSYTDTKVIGNGSFGVVYQAKLCDSGELVAIKKVLQDKRFKNRELQIMRKLDHCNIVRLRYFFYSSGDKKDEVYLNLVLDYVPETVYRVARHYSRAKQTLPMVYVKLYMYQLFRSLAYIHSFGICHRDIKPQNLLLDPETAVLKLCDFGSAKQLVRGEPNVSYICSRYYRAPELIFGATDYTSSIDVWSAGCVLAELLLGQPIFPGDSGVDQLVEIIKVLGTPTREQIREMNPNYTEFKFPQIKAHPWTKVFRPRTPPEAIALCSRLLEYTPTARLTPLEACAHSFFDELRDPNVKLPNGREKPSLFNFTTQELSSNPSLASILIPAHARSQAAASTPTNASATTDGSSTERGPSTTTASASASNSTS from the exons ATGTCGGGTCGGCCCAGGACCACATCCTTCGCGGAGAGCTGCAAGCCAGTGCCGCAGCCCTCGGCTTTCGGCAGCATGAAAGTCAGCA GGGACAAAGATGGCAGCAAGGTGACAACAGTCGTGGCCACCCCAGGCCAAGGCCCCGACCGGCCACAGGAGGTGAGCTACACGGACACCAAGGTCATCGGCAACGGCTCGTTCGGCGTCGTCTACCAGGCCAAGCTCTGCGACTCTGGAGAGCTGGTGGCCATCAAGAAGGTCCTGCAAGACAAGAGATTTAAG AACCGTGAGCTGCAGATCATGAGGAAGCTGGACCACTGCAACATCGTCCGCCTGCGCTACTTCTTCTACTCCAGTGGAGACAAG AAAGATGAAGTTTATCTGAATTTGGTTCTGGATTATGTTCCTGAGACTGTCTACAGAGTGGCCAGACACTACAGCCGAGCCAAACAGACCCTGCCCATGGTTTATGTCAAG TTGTACATGTACCAGCTGTTCAGGAGCCTGGCCTACATCCACTCATTTGGGATCTGTCATCGGGACATCAAGCCCCAGAATCTGCTGCTGGATCCAGAGACTGCCGTGCTCAAGCTCTGCGACTTTGGCAG TGCTAAGCAGCTGGTCCGTGGAGAGCCCAATGTGTCCTACATCTGCTCCCGCTACTATCGAGCCCCTGAGCTCATCTTTGGTGCGACTGACTACACTTCCAGCATAG ACGTGTGGTCAGCCGGCTGCGTGCTGGCAGAGTTGCTGCTAGGACAACCAATCTTCCCCGGTGACAGTGGAGTGGATCAGTTGGTTGAAATTATCAAG GTTCTCGGCACCCCCACCCGAGAGCAGATCCGTGAGATGAACCCCAACTACACCGAGTTCAAATTTCCCCAGATTAAGGCACACCCTTGGACTAAG GTGTTCCGGCCGCGCACGCCTCCGGAGGCCATCGCCCTGTGCTCTCGCCTGCTGGAGTACACGCCCACGGCCCGCCTCACCCCTCTAGAGGCCTGCGCGCACTCCTTCTTTGACGAGCTGCGCGACCCCAACGTCAAACTGCCCAACGGGAGAGAGAAGCCCTCGCTCTTCAATTTCACCACCCAGG agTTATCCAGTAATCCCTCTTTGGCCTCCATACTCATCCCTGCACACGCCCGCAGCCAGGCCGCTGCCTCTACCCCAACCAACGCCTCTGCTACCACAG atggcagcagcacagagcgaGGTCCCAGCACCACCACCGCCTCTGCCTCGGCCTCcaactccacctcctga
- the nr1i2 gene encoding nuclear receptor subfamily 1 group I member 2, which yields MSDRTAGAQTILEALTQRTEEDEDEDEEGKVTEDEEPKACGVCGDQAKGYHFNALTCEGCKGFFRRAIKRSTPLRCLFLNKCSITKNNRRSCQACRFRKCQAIGMRKEMVMSEKEVQERRTRIKKKKKKIYEVPVQLSSQQEETIRELLCGHRSTFDSAFYRFSGFRPIDRNIVPASEHNQSASEPLCTRSLSSSSYLSSSCSLCTSFEKQDNQEGEQIRESGVYTALPHMTDLATYMIQDIISFSKSLQGFRSLIMTDQIALLKGATFEVMQIRLNMVFNARRGIWECGHMIYCIDDGVRAGFQPLLLEPLLKFHHALRKLGLQEEEYVLMQALSLFSPDRPGVQQHAVIDELRENLALTLKTWIDCKRTGPEKQLLYPKVMACLTEMRTMTEEYSKQVLQIQDIQPNVISPLIMEIVSNPFDD from the exons ATGAGTGACAGGACAGCTGGAGCGCAGACCATCCTTGAAGCGCTCACACAGCGAactgaggaagatgaggatgaggatgaggaaggaaAGGTGACAGAAGACGAGGAGCCCAAGGCCTGCGGTGTGTGTGGAGATCAGGCCAAGGGTTACCACTTCAATGCTTTGACATGTGAAGGCTGTAAGGGCTTCTTCAG ACGTGCCATAAAGAGGTCCACGCCGCTCCGCTGTCTGTTCCTGAATAAGTGCAGTATAACCAAAAACAACCGACGGTCGTGTCAAGCCTGTCGCTTCCGTAAATGCCAGGCCATAGGCATGCGCAAAGAAA TGGTCATGTCTGAGAAGGAGGTACAGGAGAGGAGGACCCgcatcaagaagaagaagaagaagatataCGAAGTACCAGTACAGCTTTCATCCCAACAAGAGGAGACCATACGGGAGCTTCTCTGTGGCCACCGCAGCACATTTGACTCAGCATTTTACCGCTTCAGTGGCTTTAGG CCTATTGACAGAAACATTGTTCCTGCGAGTGAGCACAATCAGTCTGCAAGTGAGCCCTTGTGCAcccgctccctctcctcttcctcctacttgtcctcctcctgcagtctCTGCACCTCCTTTGAAAAACAGGACAACCAAGAGGGCGAACAGATCAGAGAAAGCGGTGTTTACACTGCTCTTCCACACATGACCGACCTCGCAACTTACATGATCCAGGACATCATTAGTTTCTCAAAAAGTCTTCAGGGCTTCCG GTCTTTAATCATGACAGATCAAATTGCTCTGCTGAAGGGAGCCACGTTTGAAGTCATGCAGATCCGCTTAAACATGGTGTTTAATGCAAGAAGAGGCATCTGGGAATGTGGCCATATGATATACTGCATAGATGACGGTGTACGAG CGGGCTTCCAGCCGCTCCTCCTGGAGCCTCTGCTCAAATTTCACCACGCACTGCGCAAACTGggcctgcaggaggaagagtaTGTTCTCATGCAAGCCCTGTCCCTGTTTTCTCCAG ATCGTCCGGGTGTGCAGCAGCATGCAGTGATTGACGAGCTTCGTGAAAACTTGGCGCTGACACTAAAAACCTGGATTGACTGCAAGAGAACAGGACCAGAAAAACA ATTACTGTACCCCAAAGTGATGGCCTGTCTCACCGAGATGAGAACAATGACTGAGGAGTACAGCAAGCAGGTTCTGCAGATCCAGGACATCCAGCCTAACGTCATCTCTCCTCTCATAATGGAGATCGTCAGTAACCCCTTTGATGACTGA